CTGCCAGCGACGTTGGCCATAGCCTTGTACCAGAAAAACATCATAAAAGTCGAAATGCTTGCCGACTGAACCGCCTTTTGGTGCATAAGACACCATGATGTCATCGCGGCGCCATTGTGGAATAAACGGGAATTTTTTCCATAATTCAGCAAGGTCTAAAGAATAATGATCTACCGCTTGAACCAACAGGGTCCACAGTTTTGGCAGTTTCTGGAAATCGCCTTTGATCAGAGGAGAGGATTTTACCGACCACTGGTTTGGATCTTTGTCTTTTTGTCTGATTAAACGTGCGCTGACATGTTCTTCAAGTGCCAGTTCCATCACATCGGCCGGTTCAAGAATTCCAGCGATTTCAGGCATGGCATTACGGACCAGTAACGGTTTTTTCTGCCAATATTCAGCCAGAAACTGTTCAGCTGTGACACCGCCCAGAACATCAAGAGGTTGTGACATGGATATTCCCTATAGAGTTTATGAATTACGGAATTTGGAGGTCAAGCTGGCGCAAAATGTTGCACAGTTGAATCATCGGCAGACCCATCAATGTGGTCTGATCGGCTCCGTTCATCTGTTGAAACAAGCTGATGCCGAGACTTTCACATTTAAAACTTCCCGCACAGTGTAACGGTTGATCCAGTGCTACATATCGTTCAATTTCAGCTCGTGAAAGAGCACGGAATTGTACTGAAAAATGTTCGACCAGAGTTTGTGTAAATCCACTGGACTGTTGCTGCACACTTAGTGCCGTACTGAAATACACCGTCTTGCCAGAATTGGCCTCTAGCTGCGCAATTGCGTTGGCAACGCTCAGTGGTTTGCCAATAAATACATCGGGTTGATGTTCACGCCAAGCCACCTGATCAGATCCGATGACAATCGCCTCAGGATGAGTATGAGCAATCACTTGCGCCTTTTGAAAGGCCAGACGTTTAGCCAGATCATCCGCATGATTTTCACCCTGAGCAGACTCATCAATTTCGGGAGCAACGCAACGGTAAGGCAATTGCAAACGATCCATCAATGCCCGGCGTGTGCTGCTACTGGAGGCCAGAATAATTTCGTGCATCAGACAGCAAAATCCATCAGGACATCGAGCGGAACATAGCTTAGGACCGTCTGATGGCAGGCCTGGATTTTAACGGGGGGGGCAACACCGGCCTGATAGGCTTCAACCCAGCGTTTGACGCAGATGCACCAGAAATCTCCAGGAGCTAGACCCGGAAAATCAATCTCCGGTAATGGCGTAATC
This portion of the Acinetobacter sp. GSS19 genome encodes:
- a CDS encoding Maf family protein, yielding MHEIILASSSSTRRALMDRLQLPYRCVAPEIDESAQGENHADDLAKRLAFQKAQVIAHTHPEAIVIGSDQVAWREHQPDVFIGKPLSVANAIAQLEANSGKTVYFSTALSVQQQSSGFTQTLVEHFSVQFRALSRAEIERYVALDQPLHCAGSFKCESLGISLFQQMNGADQTTLMGLPMIQLCNILRQLDLQIP